From Flexistipes sp., one genomic window encodes:
- a CDS encoding 4Fe-4S binding protein, whose product MWYNLQFFRDVGMFPKTLFKNFNYIHFPAERKATTLEIPPKVAVMAENEEMLEKFTTVYSGVLDIIPIVTGKTKSGGEFYSAVNHELSGSFPEIQVKCECRYPLNEDLCTLCGECVIACPLDAIDEEISIDFTKCDYCGKCVDACPENAIDLYRYENHIFDAPQVLFLDDNKKINEYSEINGIYHIDEKEELFANIGTFQIEQSVSHNREICQYNGRLDLGCQRCIESCEYKAVRKSSNGIEVDHFACEDCGQCISVCPTGAMQSEDVSDESFADLIYEKLQSQEINYTHVVFVQESDTVNFYKNYNNKIDDNVLVIIIPNVYILNSFHFLLLLRLGITNVHVFQDVFKESNLYKHIQFTNALTAYAFSGRKLVSEGHNPEFSDEMDKLFTSDFTFPEYKNKRKFLTPIFRDIYKKSENKRVLLQESILNTFGSVVCDEKKCSLCLACLNHCKIGSLMADSSNYTLSHIAANCIQCGICLNVCPENALELVAGLLLDEEFFQPRILAKDEPVACAECGKVFGNRKSLEQVRNKLKSAGRFEDELELLDYCDKCRVKKQLEVG is encoded by the coding sequence ATGTGGTATAATCTGCAATTTTTCAGGGATGTGGGGATGTTTCCGAAAACGCTGTTTAAAAATTTTAATTACATTCATTTTCCGGCTGAAAGAAAAGCGACAACGCTGGAGATTCCACCTAAAGTTGCCGTTATGGCTGAAAATGAGGAAATGCTGGAAAAGTTTACGACTGTTTACAGCGGTGTCCTTGATATTATCCCCATTGTAACCGGAAAAACCAAAAGCGGCGGTGAATTTTATTCGGCAGTAAATCATGAACTTTCAGGCTCATTCCCCGAAATTCAGGTGAAATGCGAATGCAGATATCCTCTGAACGAAGATTTATGTACACTGTGCGGCGAATGTGTTATTGCCTGTCCGCTTGATGCAATAGATGAGGAAATCAGTATTGATTTTACCAAATGCGATTACTGCGGCAAATGTGTTGATGCTTGTCCGGAAAATGCCATTGATCTTTACCGGTACGAAAATCACATTTTTGACGCTCCGCAGGTACTTTTTCTGGATGATAATAAAAAAATAAACGAATATTCTGAAATTAACGGTATTTATCATATAGATGAAAAAGAAGAATTGTTTGCCAACATAGGTACATTTCAAATAGAGCAATCTGTGAGTCATAACAGAGAGATTTGCCAGTATAACGGCAGGCTTGATTTGGGCTGCCAGCGCTGTATAGAATCCTGTGAATATAAAGCAGTGCGTAAAAGTTCAAACGGAATAGAAGTGGATCATTTTGCATGTGAAGACTGCGGTCAATGTATCTCCGTCTGTCCCACAGGAGCCATGCAGTCGGAGGATGTCAGTGATGAAAGTTTTGCGGATTTAATTTACGAAAAGCTGCAAAGTCAAGAAATAAATTATACCCACGTTGTTTTTGTGCAGGAAAGCGATACAGTTAACTTTTACAAAAATTATAACAATAAGATTGATGATAATGTTTTGGTGATAATAATCCCGAATGTTTATATTCTGAACAGTTTTCATTTTCTTTTGCTGTTAAGACTGGGCATTACAAACGTTCACGTTTTTCAGGATGTTTTCAAAGAGTCAAATTTGTATAAACATATACAGTTTACCAATGCATTAACAGCGTATGCTTTCTCCGGCAGAAAGCTTGTATCAGAAGGGCATAATCCGGAATTCAGTGATGAGATGGATAAACTTTTTACTTCTGACTTTACATTTCCGGAATATAAAAACAAGCGCAAATTTCTTACACCCATATTCAGGGATATTTATAAAAAATCTGAAAACAAGAGAGTACTTCTGCAGGAAAGTATACTGAATACATTTGGCAGTGTGGTCTGTGACGAGAAGAAGTGCAGTCTTTGTTTGGCCTGCCTTAACCATTGCAAGATAGGCTCCCTTATGGCCGATTCCTCTAACTATACACTTTCCCATATTGCTGCAAACTGTATCCAGTGCGGGATATGTCTGAACGTCTGTCCCGAAAATGCATTGGAGCTGGTAGCCGGGCTGCTTCTTGATGAAGAATTCTTTCAACCGAGGATACTTGCCAAAGATGAGCCTGTTGCCTGTGCTGAGTGCGGCAAAGTTTTCGGTAACAGAAAAAGCCTTGAGCAGGTTAGAAATAAATTAAAATCTGCCGGCAGGTTTGAGGATGAACTGGAGCTGTTGGATTATTGCGACAAATGCCGGGTTAAAAAACAGTTAGAGGTGGGTTGA
- the dinB gene encoding DNA polymerase IV — protein MILCVDMDAFFASVEKASKPHLKDKPVAVIGAKERTVVTTACYIARKYGVKTGMSKYEAKRMCPFITIVEGNNRKYTYISSQIMDFLKTLSDKVEVYSVDEAFLQIPGEKAADVISDIKNYVKKRFGITCSVGAGKSKLVAKMASGINKPDGFLVISDGETIDFLDSFKLEDIWGIGKKLSERFYNMGVFNTADMRKLGRDKLCNIFGKNGYYYHMMARGDDREGIRVEDEAVKSIGHSMTFPEDVRDARMFNAYLLQLCEMVSGRARSHNVSGKTVTLSIRFPDMSTLSKRHTVNYFTCATHHIYDVSRYITTMFPENFLENGIRLIGVTLSNLIHDTQELCSVFDGRDMENVYKAMDAINEKYGGFTVSFASILNCRRKGARTISPAWKPKGLRKVDVL, from the coding sequence ATGATTCTTTGTGTGGATATGGATGCTTTCTTTGCTTCGGTGGAGAAAGCGAGTAAACCCCATTTGAAAGACAAGCCTGTGGCGGTAATAGGGGCAAAGGAGCGAACAGTTGTAACAACGGCCTGCTATATTGCAAGAAAATATGGTGTAAAAACGGGGATGAGTAAATATGAAGCAAAACGAATGTGCCCTTTTATCACAATTGTGGAGGGCAATAACAGAAAATACACATATATTTCCTCCCAAATCATGGATTTTCTCAAAACACTCTCCGATAAAGTGGAAGTATATTCTGTAGATGAAGCTTTTTTGCAGATTCCGGGTGAAAAAGCAGCAGATGTTATTTCGGATATTAAAAATTATGTGAAAAAGCGTTTCGGTATCACCTGTTCCGTCGGTGCAGGTAAAAGTAAGCTTGTGGCGAAAATGGCAAGCGGGATAAATAAGCCTGACGGATTCCTTGTGATAAGTGATGGTGAGACTATTGATTTTCTGGATTCATTTAAGCTTGAAGATATCTGGGGAATCGGCAAGAAACTTTCGGAGCGTTTTTACAATATGGGTGTTTTCAATACTGCCGATATGAGGAAGCTCGGCAGAGATAAGCTTTGTAACATATTCGGCAAAAACGGCTATTATTACCATATGATGGCACGTGGCGATGATAGGGAGGGCATCCGCGTTGAAGATGAGGCTGTGAAATCGATTGGTCACAGTATGACTTTTCCCGAAGATGTAAGGGATGCCAGGATGTTTAATGCGTATCTCCTTCAGCTTTGTGAAATGGTTTCCGGAAGAGCCAGAAGTCATAATGTTTCGGGAAAGACGGTTACCCTCAGTATAAGGTTTCCCGATATGAGTACCCTCAGTAAAAGACATACCGTTAATTATTTCACCTGTGCCACTCATCATATTTATGATGTAAGCAGATATATAACAACAATGTTTCCTGAAAATTTTCTCGAAAATGGAATCAGGCTTATAGGCGTCACTCTGTCAAATTTGATACATGATACCCAGGAGCTGTGTTCTGTTTTCGATGGAAGGGATATGGAAAATGTATATAAAGCAATGGATGCTATAAATGAAAAATACGGCGGTTTTACCGTTTCTTTTGCTTCCATCCTGAATTGCAGGCGAAAAGGAGCGCGGACGATATCCCCAGCATGGAAACCAAAAGGTTTGAGAAAAGTCGATGTTTTATGA
- the lexA gene encoding transcriptional repressor LexA, which produces MGLTGRQKEFFLFIKNFLDEYGYPPSVRDIAKGMGIASISSVKKMLDRLVEAGVIKKDSSKARGIELIYHKGVPLLGRIKAGTPVFSEENIEGYVDLAEKFKNTENLFCLKVEGDSMIDKGIFEGDTAVIKKQPDINEGETGAFRINDEVTLKTFARKEGYILLIPANKRYKIIRVTSVDSFEVIGKLKFVIKDF; this is translated from the coding sequence ATGGGATTAACCGGCAGGCAAAAGGAATTTTTTCTGTTTATAAAAAATTTTCTGGACGAATACGGATATCCTCCGTCGGTGAGAGATATTGCAAAAGGTATGGGAATTGCTTCCATATCAAGTGTGAAGAAGATGCTGGACAGACTGGTCGAAGCCGGTGTTATAAAAAAAGATTCATCCAAAGCCAGAGGGATTGAGCTTATATATCATAAGGGAGTTCCTTTGCTGGGAAGAATTAAGGCCGGTACTCCCGTTTTTTCTGAAGAAAATATCGAAGGTTATGTTGACCTTGCTGAGAAATTTAAAAATACGGAAAACCTGTTCTGTCTCAAAGTTGAGGGCGACAGTATGATAGATAAAGGGATATTTGAAGGTGATACAGCTGTAATAAAAAAACAGCCGGATATAAATGAAGGAGAAACAGGGGCTTTTCGTATAAATGATGAGGTTACTTTGAAAACATTTGCCAGGAAAGAAGGATACATTCTCCTTATCCCGGCTAATAAAAGATATAAAATTATCAGGGTTACTTCCGTAGATTCTTTTGAAGTTATAGGGAAACTTAAATTTGTTATAAAAGATTTTTAA
- the ilvA gene encoding threonine ammonia-lyase: MFEEIKNASTRIGKYIKHIPLYYSNRISELYEGDIFLKLENLQKTGSFKIRGALNSLLKNKDKCSSGVIAASAGNHAQGVAYGAQLLDISAKIVMPVDTPLVKIKSTEFYGAEVILYGENYDEAYKKASEIAEDEKLFFIHPFDNNDVICGQGTIGEEIFSENKKIDQIIVPVGGGGLIAGIGSFVKEISPSAKIIGVQAENVCGMTRFLQGRSFSDNMAAPTLAEGIAVKKPGKRTSEICKNVVDEMVTVSENDIARAVLDFIELSKLVVEGAGAVPLAAVYASLVDVKDLRTVLVISGGNIDVNLITRIINKGLISTGRFVELTISLRDRPGALAGITGVIAETGANILNIEHFRFDNTLPVGFTRVTFSLETKGLEHIRNVVETLRQHGYDVNVNSQIF; this comes from the coding sequence ATGTTTGAAGAGATAAAAAATGCGAGCACAAGAATAGGTAAATATATAAAACATATACCGCTGTATTACTCCAACAGAATTTCAGAGCTGTACGAAGGAGATATTTTTTTAAAACTTGAAAATCTTCAAAAAACGGGATCGTTCAAAATCAGAGGAGCTTTAAATTCCCTTTTAAAGAATAAGGATAAATGTTCTTCCGGTGTTATTGCAGCTTCTGCCGGCAACCATGCTCAGGGGGTGGCTTACGGTGCACAACTATTGGATATTTCTGCAAAAATCGTTATGCCTGTGGATACCCCGCTTGTTAAGATAAAAAGTACAGAATTTTACGGAGCCGAAGTTATTTTATACGGGGAAAACTATGATGAAGCATATAAAAAGGCTTCTGAAATTGCGGAAGATGAGAAACTTTTTTTTATACATCCATTTGACAACAATGATGTTATTTGCGGTCAGGGGACCATAGGAGAAGAGATTTTCAGTGAAAACAAAAAGATAGATCAGATTATTGTTCCTGTGGGAGGCGGAGGTTTGATTGCCGGTATAGGTTCATTTGTAAAGGAAATCAGCCCTTCCGCAAAGATTATCGGTGTACAGGCCGAGAATGTCTGCGGTATGACCAGGTTCTTGCAGGGCCGCAGTTTTTCAGACAATATGGCAGCTCCTACTCTGGCTGAAGGGATTGCTGTTAAAAAACCGGGAAAACGGACATCTGAAATATGTAAAAATGTTGTGGATGAAATGGTGACTGTTTCGGAAAATGATATTGCCAGAGCTGTTCTTGATTTTATAGAACTATCCAAACTCGTTGTGGAGGGAGCCGGTGCTGTTCCTCTGGCGGCAGTTTATGCTTCGCTGGTTGATGTGAAAGATTTGCGGACTGTGCTTGTAATTTCTGGAGGAAATATTGATGTTAATCTCATAACGAGGATTATCAATAAGGGGCTCATAAGTACAGGCCGTTTTGTTGAGCTTACGATCAGTTTAAGGGACAGACCCGGTGCCCTGGCCGGCATAACCGGGGTTATCGCCGAAACAGGGGCTAATATTCTGAATATTGAACATTTCCGTTTTGACAACACTCTGCCTGTGGGATTTACCAGGGTTACATTCAGCTTGGAAACCAAAGGGCTGGAGCATATAAGAAATGTCGTGGAAACCTTGCGGCAACACGGCTACGATGTCAACGTAAACAGTCAGATATTTTAA
- a CDS encoding cation:proton antiporter domain-containing protein, with protein MEHFSFLQEITIVFILSSFVIFLFNKMKLPSILGFIITGLLAGPYGFKLVSEVEQVNLISEIGIILLLFTIGLEFSLKRLNKIKDIFFYGGSLQVFGTIILTFAAAHFILDFPAKLSLVISFIISLSSTAIVLKIFQEQGETQTPHGNISVGILIFQDITVVIMLLLIPYLSAGAQADFAGITYALLKSALIILGFFLVARKIVPKLIYEVLKLQNNELFLIFSLSICFIIAFIANKAGLSLAFGAFLAGIIISESEYSHHVFENIMPFKEVFVSFFFISIGMLLNINFFLQRPFVIILLALLIMFFKCIIVILGMRIIKIPLKAAFLAGISLSQIGEFSFLLTRFAYENGILSDAIFQYLISSTIITMMLSILLIKEMHAVVGWLDRFISFDALEKGERKPASNLKNHVIIIGYGISGKNLVKSCKTFNIPYVIIEFNPKTVRYYSIKEENIFFGDASQEHVLKEANIEEAKLVSLAISDPVATRRTVYKIREIAPSIDIIARTRFYQEVNGLRSLGADYVVAEEYEASIRIFNIVLNKYLISGDDIDKFEKLLRKNSYQAFGDYSETDTFHDLLNNIPEYEIQTLSLKNLPSFVGKTFEDLQLIRKFDILVLAVKKGDELIANPLADRVLESGDQLVVFGRSDGIKKLFGEQKKK; from the coding sequence ATGGAGCATTTTTCCTTTTTGCAGGAAATAACGATTGTTTTTATACTTTCATCATTTGTTATATTTCTTTTTAACAAGATGAAACTGCCTTCCATTCTTGGATTTATAATCACTGGTTTGCTGGCCGGCCCTTACGGATTCAAACTTGTCAGTGAAGTTGAACAGGTTAATCTGATTTCCGAAATTGGTATTATTCTTCTTCTCTTTACCATAGGGTTGGAATTTTCCCTCAAAAGACTGAATAAAATAAAAGATATATTCTTTTATGGAGGTTCGCTCCAGGTTTTCGGGACGATTATACTTACTTTTGCAGCCGCTCATTTTATTTTGGATTTTCCTGCAAAACTCTCTCTTGTTATAAGCTTTATCATTTCGCTTAGCAGTACTGCCATTGTCTTGAAAATTTTTCAGGAGCAGGGGGAAACACAGACTCCCCACGGAAATATAAGTGTCGGGATATTGATATTTCAGGATATTACAGTGGTAATAATGCTGCTGCTTATCCCGTATCTTAGTGCCGGAGCACAGGCTGATTTTGCAGGTATTACATATGCTCTTTTAAAAAGTGCTTTGATAATTTTGGGCTTTTTTCTTGTTGCCCGGAAGATTGTTCCTAAACTTATATATGAAGTTCTGAAATTGCAGAATAACGAGCTTTTTTTGATATTCAGTCTTTCCATATGCTTTATCATTGCATTCATTGCCAATAAAGCGGGTCTTTCACTTGCGTTTGGAGCTTTTTTGGCTGGAATTATAATTTCAGAATCCGAGTATTCGCATCATGTTTTTGAAAATATCATGCCTTTTAAAGAGGTTTTTGTCAGTTTTTTCTTTATTTCAATCGGAATGCTGCTTAACATTAATTTCTTTTTACAAAGACCGTTTGTTATTATTTTATTAGCCCTTCTGATAATGTTTTTTAAATGTATAATTGTGATTTTAGGAATGCGTATTATCAAGATTCCTCTTAAGGCTGCATTTCTTGCCGGTATTTCATTGTCACAGATCGGTGAATTTTCCTTTCTGCTTACCAGATTTGCTTATGAAAACGGAATTCTGAGTGATGCCATATTCCAGTATCTGATTTCAAGCACAATAATTACAATGATGCTGAGTATTCTTTTGATAAAGGAGATGCATGCTGTTGTCGGCTGGCTGGACAGGTTTATCTCATTTGATGCACTTGAGAAGGGTGAGAGAAAACCTGCCAGCAATCTGAAAAATCATGTCATAATAATAGGGTATGGCATAAGTGGTAAAAATTTGGTCAAAAGCTGCAAAACGTTCAACATTCCTTATGTAATAATTGAGTTTAACCCTAAAACTGTAAGATACTATTCCATAAAGGAGGAAAATATATTTTTTGGTGATGCTTCCCAGGAACACGTTTTAAAAGAGGCGAATATAGAGGAAGCTAAACTTGTTTCCCTTGCAATTTCCGACCCGGTTGCCACAAGACGAACTGTCTATAAAATCAGGGAGATTGCTCCTTCCATTGATATCATTGCCAGAACCAGATTTTATCAGGAAGTTAACGGGCTGCGCAGCTTAGGTGCAGACTATGTTGTAGCTGAAGAGTATGAGGCATCGATAAGGATTTTCAATATTGTATTGAACAAGTATCTTATTTCCGGTGATGATATTGACAAATTTGAGAAACTTCTGCGGAAAAATTCTTATCAGGCTTTTGGGGATTACTCAGAAACGGATACATTTCACGATCTTTTAAACAACATTCCTGAATATGAGATTCAGACACTGTCACTGAAAAATCTGCCCTCTTTTGTGGGTAAAACATTTGAGGATTTACAGCTTATCAGAAAATTTGATATATTGGTGCTGGCAGTTAAGAAAGGCGATGAGCTTATCGCTAATCCTTTGGCGGACAGGGTTTTGGAAAGCGGTGATCAGCTTGTTGTTTTCGGCCGGAGCGACGGAATTAAAAAACTTTTCGGCGAGCAGAAGAAAAAATAA
- a CDS encoding ROK family protein gives MDFLCIDIGGTTIKYGVISKDMLLKELYTVRTPKNYKDFLEEIKNISSGFSYTKAVGVGYPGAYDFMNDLMLYAPNLDFLNGRKLHAEIAKFIDNPVFIENDANLAALGEYTIIEQGAVDNMLFITLGTGVGGGAIVNRQLFTGSITAFEAGHTTIDYSGRQCNCGRLGCLETYCCENGILTTFEEISQNRKSDISKLTQLAECGDMSAVKTFDLFSKHLAAGIADCINLLAPEKVKIGGGLSHLHRFFLDITEQNLKELVYPAYRNKFKLLPAELDNKAGVYGAAALCRQRYRDGQKP, from the coding sequence ATGGATTTTCTGTGTATTGACATCGGAGGAACCACAATAAAATACGGAGTAATCTCCAAAGATATGTTACTGAAGGAACTTTACACCGTTCGGACCCCTAAAAACTATAAAGACTTTCTTGAGGAAATCAAAAACATCTCAAGCGGCTTTTCTTACACAAAAGCCGTTGGAGTGGGGTATCCCGGAGCTTACGATTTTATGAATGATTTAATGCTTTATGCACCGAATCTTGATTTTTTAAATGGCAGAAAGCTCCATGCAGAAATTGCCAAATTTATTGATAACCCCGTTTTTATAGAAAATGATGCAAACCTTGCCGCCTTAGGAGAATACACCATCATTGAACAAGGAGCCGTTGACAATATGCTGTTTATAACACTTGGAACAGGAGTGGGCGGCGGTGCTATAGTTAACAGACAGCTTTTTACTGGCAGCATTACAGCTTTTGAGGCCGGTCATACAACAATTGATTACAGCGGAAGGCAATGCAACTGCGGCAGATTGGGCTGCCTTGAAACTTACTGCTGCGAAAACGGAATTCTAACAACTTTTGAAGAGATATCCCAAAACCGAAAATCCGATATAAGTAAATTGACTCAATTGGCTGAATGTGGAGATATGTCTGCCGTAAAAACGTTTGATTTGTTTTCAAAGCACTTGGCTGCCGGTATAGCCGATTGTATAAATCTCCTGGCACCGGAAAAGGTAAAAATAGGCGGAGGCCTGTCACATCTGCATAGATTTTTTCTTGATATTACAGAACAGAATCTGAAAGAGCTTGTTTATCCGGCATACAGAAATAAGTTCAAGCTGCTCCCGGCTGAGCTGGACAACAAAGCCGGTGTATATGGAGCAGCTGCTTTGTGTAGACAAAGATACCGTGATGGGCAAAAGCCGTGA
- a CDS encoding secondary thiamine-phosphate synthase enzyme YjbQ — protein sequence MEIFKINSTENKQLIDITSKVTSIVDKAGFLEGAVFVYTPHTTAGITINENADPDVSRDIVGFLTKLIPKSYPFAHMEGNSDAHLMSSLIGCSELIPVQNGKLMTGTWQGIYFCEFDGPRTRKVYLNFLQPL from the coding sequence ATGGAAATATTTAAAATAAACTCTACTGAAAACAAGCAGCTGATCGATATAACTTCCAAAGTTACGTCGATTGTTGATAAAGCTGGGTTTCTTGAAGGTGCTGTTTTTGTATATACACCTCATACAACAGCCGGAATAACAATTAATGAAAATGCCGATCCGGATGTCAGCAGGGATATTGTGGGTTTTTTAACTAAACTTATTCCCAAAAGTTATCCGTTTGCTCATATGGAAGGCAATTCGGATGCACACCTTATGTCATCTCTAATAGGGTGCAGCGAATTAATTCCGGTGCAAAACGGTAAACTGATGACAGGCACCTGGCAGGGAATTTATTTTTGTGAATTTGACGGTCCCAGAACGAGAAAAGTATACCTCAATTTTCTCCAGCCGCTGTAA
- the serA gene encoding phosphoglycerate dehydrogenase, with protein sequence MPKYKILITDHIAEEGMNILGDDPDVEYELKAGISNKELKPIIGNYDAIITRSGTTVTEDLIENPGKLKVIGRAGVGLDNVDIEAASKKGIIVMNAPTGNTLAATELTMGMMLAAARRIPAANFSLKNGEWNRKKFMGIQLYNKTLGIVGLGRIGSNVAVRAKSFGMKVIAYDPYIKKEKADSLNVKLYDDMEKLLADSDVLTFHTPLTKETHDMIRAEHFSLMKDNVIIINCARGGIVNESALYENAKNGKIFSVGIDVFEKEPATENKLLELDNVFVTPHIGANTSEGQKGVAVIIAEQVINALKGKSYINAVNIPFMKSQLPEELQLYFNTMEKMGRLAAQITKGRAEAINVKLVGKNFEEDVCEKTFDTPFSYQPYTVAALKGFLQVSLMESISYINAPYFAKDRDIHVSESKYEYYEHYSDLIVLEVKTDKETKVLGGTVFTNNEGRVVFIDDFHIDMEPFGIYLYFRNYDKPGVIGKVGTILGNHGINIGGFDLSRQNEGQAMAFVSVDNKINKKILEEIKQIEGMIEAKIVEI encoded by the coding sequence ATGCCTAAATATAAAATTCTTATTACGGATCATATAGCCGAAGAAGGGATGAATATTCTTGGAGATGACCCTGATGTTGAATATGAACTGAAAGCAGGCATTTCCAACAAAGAGCTAAAACCCATCATAGGTAACTATGATGCTATAATTACCAGAAGCGGAACCACAGTAACCGAAGATTTGATTGAGAACCCCGGTAAACTGAAAGTTATAGGGCGCGCTGGTGTAGGGCTGGATAATGTTGATATAGAAGCAGCGAGCAAAAAAGGAATCATCGTTATGAACGCTCCCACCGGCAATACACTTGCTGCGACAGAGCTTACAATGGGTATGATGTTGGCTGCAGCGAGGAGAATACCGGCTGCAAACTTTTCACTGAAAAACGGAGAGTGGAACCGTAAAAAATTCATGGGGATACAGTTGTATAACAAAACCCTTGGAATTGTCGGTCTGGGAAGAATAGGAAGCAATGTTGCGGTAAGGGCAAAGAGCTTCGGTATGAAAGTAATAGCTTACGATCCCTATATAAAAAAGGAAAAAGCCGATTCTTTGAACGTTAAATTATATGATGATATGGAAAAGTTGCTGGCTGATTCGGATGTACTTACCTTTCATACCCCTCTCACGAAAGAAACGCATGATATGATCAGAGCAGAACATTTTTCCTTAATGAAGGATAATGTTATAATAATAAATTGCGCCAGAGGTGGAATTGTAAATGAAAGTGCACTTTATGAAAACGCTAAAAACGGCAAAATATTCAGTGTGGGAATAGATGTTTTTGAAAAAGAACCGGCAACTGAAAACAAACTTCTTGAGCTGGATAATGTGTTTGTGACACCCCATATAGGTGCAAACACCTCGGAAGGGCAAAAGGGTGTGGCAGTAATCATTGCTGAGCAGGTTATCAACGCATTGAAGGGCAAGTCGTATATTAATGCAGTCAACATTCCTTTTATGAAATCCCAGCTGCCTGAAGAACTTCAGTTATATTTCAACACCATGGAAAAAATGGGCAGACTTGCAGCCCAGATTACCAAAGGACGGGCAGAGGCTATCAATGTCAAACTTGTGGGCAAAAATTTTGAAGAGGATGTTTGTGAAAAAACTTTTGATACCCCTTTTAGTTATCAGCCGTATACGGTTGCAGCATTGAAAGGGTTTTTGCAGGTAAGTCTCATGGAAAGCATTTCCTATATTAATGCCCCCTATTTTGCCAAAGACAGAGATATACACGTTTCTGAATCCAAATATGAGTATTATGAGCATTACAGCGATCTGATAGTACTTGAGGTTAAGACGGATAAAGAAACTAAAGTACTGGGGGGAACGGTATTTACTAATAATGAAGGGCGTGTTGTATTTATCGACGATTTTCATATCGATATGGAGCCGTTCGGCATCTATCTTTATTTCAGAAATTATGACAAACCCGGTGTAATCGGCAAGGTGGGTACTATCCTCGGGAATCACGGGATTAACATTGGCGGCTTTGATCTGTCCCGGCAGAATGAAGGTCAGGCTATGGCTTTTGTTTCTGTTGATAATAAAATAAACAAAAAAATTCTTGAAGAGATAAAGCAGATAGAAGGTATGATTGAGGCCAAGATTGTGGAGATATAA